Genomic window (Leptospira kanakyensis):
ATGCCATTTGTGTTTGTTTTAGCTGTAGGGAATCAGGGGTTCCATAAAATAAAAAATGTGCAACCCTTTGCATCGCATCCATTGTGAGTCCACGATTGATTGCTAAATTTAAAGTTTCGATTTTATTCATCAGTGAATGCATAAGGATATGATTCAGTTCAATGTTTTTATGAATTCGACTTTGTACCTCTGTGAGAGGCATTCGTAAGATTGTGCTTTTTTTAGTAAATCTTCCCGAAGCAGGATAGGGTATTCCTTGGATCACTGCCCATTCCGCGATAATACTCACGGGTCGAAAAAAAGTTAAAGTGACTTCATTCATATTCCCATCATATTTGAACACTTGCAAATCACCTGTTACAAGTAAGTCCATATAGGCAACTTCATCTCCACCATGGAATAAAAATTCATCCTTAGAATAAGTAAGCTCCTGGCATCCTTCAAAGGCCTTCATCAAGGATTCGGAATTTAGTTGTGTGAGATACTTAATGATCATAAAATCAATTCGTATTATTTTTTCTTTTTGAAATTAGGGATTTTAATTTCAGTTTCTCTGAGAAATTTCCAATAGCGTTTGAGTGTCACTTTCCAATCTTCCTTTTGAGATTTGGTAGGAGACGACTTAGAATTGATTTCTGATTCTTTGATTGGTTGTAATTCTGATACAGGAACAATCGCAGCTATACCTAAATCAATTTTTAAATATTTCTTTTTGATGATTTTGAAATCGATTTTTGCACCTAACAAGCGAACAATTTCAAGGATGATGGCCCATTTTACTTTTACGGGAGTGAGGGTGTTGTAGTTTTCAACTAAATCACTAAATAATCTCTGAGAGACTTTAGGGTTACTATGAAATAATAAAAATCGGAAGTGAACATTCCCTCTCAAATCTTGAGTGATGATCAAATCATTATGATTGAATTCTTTGAATGGAGGAAAATCAACTAACCTTACAACGACAGAGTTGATTAAATCTAAACTATTGTGAATTTCTGTTTCTGGATTTACTTTGATAGAGTAAGTGATGTCATCTTCCGGAATCACTTCGTTGATAAAGGAGATAAAGTTTACTTGTTCTTTGAATGGAACTTCTTTTAATACTTCTAATCTTGAGAGTTCAATGATATCATCCATAACATTATCAATGGATGATTGGACATCGATTACTTCTTTTACTAAGTTTTTATCCTTCGTTTTTTGTGTGGATTCACGAAATGCAATGAGTTTCTCTTTCATTGATTTCAAAGGGCCTGAAATCATTGCATCCATATAATAAAAAATCTTTTCGCGGAGTGAGTCTGCTTCCTTCAATCTTTCATATCGATTTTGGAGTTTTCGTTTCATAATCAAAAACTGGAATCGTAGAGCAAGTGTCATCAAAATCAAATATACTAAGAAACTTGTTTCTAAAGAAGAAGGTGAGTTAAGATATCCTCTTTCAATTAATATTTCTTTTAAAATTGAATAAAGTAAATATATGAGTGCAAGTAAGTGGATTGTGGATCCACGAGTTTGGTCTCGGAATTTGTTAAAAGTTACATAGATGGCATAACCTATCACAGCGAGTAAATGGATGTCCCAATATCCAATAAAGTTATACCAGAATACAGGATTCTGAATGATCGCAAAAACTGCGATAAAGAAGAACTGCATGAATAGATAAATTCTTTGGTACTTAAAAGGTTTTAATTCAAAAAAGTCCTGAATGAATTTAATAAACCCATAAGGCAAAATTAATAAAAAAGAATACTCGATGAATTTTAAAATCGC
Coding sequences:
- a CDS encoding Crp/Fnr family transcriptional regulator; translation: MIIKYLTQLNSESLMKAFEGCQELTYSKDEFLFHGGDEVAYMDLLVTGDLQVFKYDGNMNEVTLTFFRPVSIIAEWAVIQGIPYPASGRFTKKSTILRMPLTEVQSRIHKNIELNHILMHSLMNKIETLNLAINRGLTMDAMQRVAHFLFYGTPDSLQLKQTQMASLLYLRPETFSRILKQLKDQGLVDTQKGEISILDKEGLLKILA
- a CDS encoding 7TM-DISM domain-containing protein encodes the protein MKFLSFYKIIILSFILLVSNCSRFTDENTIVLRLDGDDWGIYFNDNADILSNEFNANNLDITTVPSNFRNLNRSYRGAIWIRKSFEITTEQHQKSLALQLGKVYQSDEVFINGVLIGKNNSAFGKDPDEFAFGRPRIYPIPHDLLLEGENVLIVKIDSSLSTSAGVITGPIRIVTYEEALNGNLYDSLVELIFVGFYLFIALFFFINYFNLRDKKEYFSFSILALIFSAYELSKNEVRFFLINQFAILKFIEYSFLLILPYGFIKFIQDFFELKPFKYQRIYLFMQFFFIAVFAIIQNPVFWYNFIGYWDIHLLAVIGYAIYVTFNKFRDQTRGSTIHLLALIYLLYSILKEILIERGYLNSPSSLETSFLVYLILMTLALRFQFLIMKRKLQNRYERLKEADSLREKIFYYMDAMISGPLKSMKEKLIAFRESTQKTKDKNLVKEVIDVQSSIDNVMDDIIELSRLEVLKEVPFKEQVNFISFINEVIPEDDITYSIKVNPETEIHNSLDLINSVVVRLVDFPPFKEFNHNDLIITQDLRGNVHFRFLLFHSNPKVSQRLFSDLVENYNTLTPVKVKWAIILEIVRLLGAKIDFKIIKKKYLKIDLGIAAIVPVSELQPIKESEINSKSSPTKSQKEDWKVTLKRYWKFLRETEIKIPNFKKKK